The genomic window CGCCGGTCACCGCCCGGCACCCAGACCTCCGCGGTGGTGTTGGGCGGCAGAACCACCCTGAGGGCGAAGCCCTTCGCGTCCTTCTTCCAGCGAGTCGTCACCGGCCCGTACCGCGAGTCGAACCGGCCCTCGGCCTGCTTCACCCCTCCGCCCGGACGCGGCCGTACGAGGACCTTCCGGAAGCCGGGCGCACCGGGGGCGATGCCCGCGATGTTCGCGTACATCCACTCCCCGACCGAGCCGTAGGCGTAGTGGTTGAAGGAGTTCATCCCCGCGTCCTGGAAGCTCCCGTCCGGCCTGATGGAGTCCCAGCGCTCCCACATCGTGGTGGCGCCCCGGTCGATCTGGTAGCCCCAGCTCGGGAAGGTCCGCTGCAGCAGCAGCTTGTACGCGACATCCGTGTGGCCCGTGTCCGTGAGCACCGGCAGCAGCCTCGGGGTGCCGAGAAAGCCGGTCGACAGGTGCCAGTCCTTCGCCTCGATGAGAGCGACCAGGCGGTCGGCCGCCGGCGCACGGTCGCCCGCCGCCAGCAGGTCCATGGACAGGGCCAGGACGTACGCCGTCTGCGTATCGCCCTTCACCCGCCCGCCCGCGGACACGTAAGCGGTCCGGAACGCGTCGCGCACCCGGCCGAACAGCGTCCTGTACGGGGCGGGGTCCTTGCCGAGCACCTCGGCCATCCGGGAGACCAGGTCGGCGCTGTGGGCGAAGTAGGCCGTGGCGATGACGTCCTTGGGGGTCTCGTCCTCGATGTTGAGCCAGTCCCCGAACCCGTCGGCCGGCCGGAGCAGTCCGGTGCTGTGCGCCTCCAGGTACCCCAGCCACTTGACCATCGAGGCCCAGGACTGCTCCAGCACCCGCACGTCGCCGTACGCCTGGTAGAGGGCCCAGGGCACCGTCACCCCGGCGTCACCCCAGCCCGCGGCCCCGTTGCCGACGTTCGGCAGGTCGGGGGCGACGTGCGTGAACGCGCCGTCGGAGGTCTGGGCGTCCCGAAGGTCGTACAGCCACTTGGTGAGGAAGCGCGCCGATTCCATCGTGTACGCGGCGGTGGGTGCGAAGACGTTGATGTCACCGGTCCACCCGAGGCGCTCATCGCGCGCCGGGGTGTCCGTCGGGATGGAGAGGAAGTTGCCGCGCTGTCCCCAGGTGATGTTGCTGTGCAGCTGGTTGAGCATGGGCACGTCGGTCGTGAAGTCCATGGTGAACGGCGCCGAGGTGTGAATGACGCGGCCCACGACCGCGTCCCGGCCCGGTGTGCCCGGATAGCCCGTGACCTCCACGTAGCGGAAACCGTGGAAGGTGAAGCGGGGCTCGTAGGTCTCGCGTCCCCGCCCCTTGAGCGTGTACGTGTCCGTGGCGCGCGCCGTGCGCAGATTGGTCGTGTAGATGGTGCCGTCCGGATTCAGCACCTCCGCGTGCCGCAGCCGCACGGTCGTCCCGGCGGGGCCGGACACCGAGAGCCGGGCGGTGCCGACCATGTTCTGTCCGAGGTCGAACACGAACACACCGGGCTTCGGCTCGGTGATCTCACGGACCGTCAGCTCACGCTCCACGCGGCAGGCGCCGTCCACCTCGGCGACGAGAGCCGCGGTGACCCCGTCCACCCGGCCGGCCGCGAGCCAGCCCGAGGCGTCGAAACCGGCGCGGGTCCAGCCGTCGGTCTCCAGGCGGGCGTCGTACTCCTCGCCCGCCATGAGGTCCGCCGCCGTGACCGGCCCGGACGCGGCCCGCCAGTCGGTGTCCGTCACCACGCGCTCGGTCGTCCCGTCGGTGAACGT from Streptomyces sp. NBC_01341 includes these protein-coding regions:
- a CDS encoding alpha-L-rhamnosidase, which encodes MISRRRLLSTTAAAAALAAVSAPAAGASEGTARAAGRARVTRPTVEYVHQPLGLGTRSPRLSWPVDSDGTDRSQTAYQVRVATSPDRLGTPDVWDSGKVVSAASVLVPYSGPELASRTRYHWSVRIWDSDGRASGWSEPSWWETGLLEESDWSAGWIGAPAALTATPALDDASWIWFPEGDPAVEAPAATRWFRGRVEVPEGVTRARLVMSADDGFTARVNGVQVAHTEADGPAENWKRPVLVDVTKHLTPGVQVIAVSATNATTGPAGMFGALELTTADGVVTAVTGADWRATDKQPSDDWHGGTYDDSGWPAAKALARWGSGPWGKVAVAYSPATQLRREFRMGRKRVARARLYSTALGLYEVSLNGRTVGEDRLAPGWTDYDKRVQYQTHDVTGLLEPGGNALGITLAAGWYAGNIAWFGPHQYGEQPAALAQLEVTFTDGTTERVVTDTDWRAASGPVTAADLMAGEEYDARLETDGWTRAGFDASGWLAAGRVDGVTAALVAEVDGACRVERELTVREITEPKPGVFVFDLGQNMVGTARLSVSGPAGTTVRLRHAEVLNPDGTIYTTNLRTARATDTYTLKGRGRETYEPRFTFHGFRYVEVTGYPGTPGRDAVVGRVIHTSAPFTMDFTTDVPMLNQLHSNITWGQRGNFLSIPTDTPARDERLGWTGDINVFAPTAAYTMESARFLTKWLYDLRDAQTSDGAFTHVAPDLPNVGNGAAGWGDAGVTVPWALYQAYGDVRVLEQSWASMVKWLGYLEAHSTGLLRPADGFGDWLNIEDETPKDVIATAYFAHSADLVSRMAEVLGKDPAPYRTLFGRVRDAFRTAYVSAGGRVKGDTQTAYVLALSMDLLAAGDRAPAADRLVALIEAKDWHLSTGFLGTPRLLPVLTDTGHTDVAYKLLLQRTFPSWGYQIDRGATTMWERWDSIRPDGSFQDAGMNSFNHYAYGSVGEWMYANIAGIAPGAPGFRKVLVRPRPGGGVKQAEGRFDSRYGPVTTRWKKDAKGFALRVVLPPNTTAEVWVPGGDRRSAGSGPAVFLKQDDGCAVFSVGSGTHAFTASA